One Solidesulfovibrio fructosivorans JJ] DNA window includes the following coding sequences:
- a CDS encoding 16S rRNA (uracil(1498)-N(3))-methyltransferase, translating into MGRPDAFYIPPGAFGEPYALTGGEAAHCAKVLRKKAGEIIRAFDGLGREGLFRITAVSRDRVELEARSLAEAPLPATRLYLAAGFSRSTRRDFFLEKAVELGAAGIFFWQAARSQGRMPEAPKESWQATLVAAAKQCGAANLPELDTVSGGAAGLVAACSHHFDRRYLLWEAPGLDRRIRLDDVGAPGEALFVLGPEGGLTDAEAAIFQDAGYAPLSLGERVLRFETAGLAVLALGLVANP; encoded by the coding sequence ATGGGCAGACCCGACGCATTTTACATTCCCCCCGGGGCCTTCGGGGAGCCCTACGCCCTGACCGGCGGGGAGGCGGCGCATTGCGCCAAGGTGTTGCGCAAAAAGGCCGGGGAAATCATCCGGGCCTTTGACGGCCTGGGACGGGAGGGGCTTTTCCGCATCACCGCCGTGTCCCGGGACCGGGTGGAGTTGGAGGCGCGGTCCCTGGCCGAGGCCCCGCTTCCGGCGACGCGCCTGTATCTCGCCGCCGGCTTTTCCCGATCCACCCGGCGCGATTTCTTTCTGGAAAAAGCCGTGGAACTGGGCGCGGCCGGCATCTTCTTCTGGCAGGCCGCCCGCAGCCAGGGCCGCATGCCGGAGGCGCCCAAGGAATCCTGGCAGGCGACGCTTGTTGCCGCGGCCAAGCAGTGCGGCGCGGCCAACCTGCCGGAACTGGACACGGTTTCAGGCGGGGCGGCCGGGCTTGTCGCCGCCTGTTCCCACCACTTCGACCGCCGCTATCTCCTGTGGGAAGCGCCGGGACTCGATCGCCGTATCCGCCTGGACGACGTCGGCGCGCCGGGCGAGGCGCTCTTCGTGCTCGGGCCCGAAGGCGGGCTTACGGACGCCGAAGCGGCCATCTTCCAGGACGCGGGCTATGCGCCCCTAAGCCTCGGCGAGCGGGTGCTGCGCTTCGAAACGGCGGGCCTGGCTGTCCTGGCCCTGGGCCTCGTGGCGAATCCCTGA